One Nodularia sp. LEGE 06071 DNA segment encodes these proteins:
- the nuoH gene encoding NADH-quinone oxidoreductase subunit NuoH, translating to MNSGIDLQGTFIQSVMDLGIPAGTAKAIWMPLPMILMLIGATVGVLVCVWLERKISASVQQRIGPEFIGPFGLLAPVADGLKLVFKEDIVPAKADAWLFTIGPILVVLPVFLSYLIVPFGQNIVITNVGMGIFLWIAFSSIAPIGLLMAGYASNNKYSLIGGLRAAAQSISYEIPLSLSVLAVVMMSNSLSTIDIVNQQSGYGILGWNIWRQPVGFLIFWIAALAECERLPFDLPEAEEEIVAGYQTEYSGMKFALFYLSSYVNLVLSALLVAVLYLGGWDFPIPVNVIANWLGVSEFNPVLQVATASLGIVMTLIKAYLLVFIAILLRWTVPRVRIDQLLDLGWKFLLPLALVNLLVTAALKLAFPFAFGG from the coding sequence ATGAACTCAGGAATTGACCTCCAAGGAACGTTTATTCAATCCGTCATGGATTTAGGCATACCGGCAGGGACAGCTAAAGCCATTTGGATGCCCTTGCCAATGATACTGATGCTCATTGGAGCAACAGTGGGGGTACTAGTCTGTGTTTGGTTAGAACGGAAGATTTCGGCATCAGTACAGCAGCGCATTGGCCCAGAATTTATTGGACCTTTTGGCTTACTAGCTCCAGTCGCCGATGGTTTGAAGCTGGTATTTAAAGAAGACATCGTACCAGCAAAAGCTGATGCTTGGCTATTTACCATTGGCCCCATTTTAGTCGTACTGCCAGTATTTCTGTCCTATTTGATTGTCCCCTTTGGACAGAATATTGTGATTACAAACGTGGGCATGGGAATATTCCTGTGGATTGCGTTTTCTAGCATTGCTCCCATTGGGTTGTTAATGGCTGGTTACGCATCAAATAACAAATATTCCCTCATAGGTGGCTTACGGGCTGCGGCTCAGTCTATTAGCTACGAAATTCCCCTATCGTTGAGTGTATTAGCCGTCGTCATGATGTCTAACAGTCTCAGCACCATTGATATTGTTAACCAGCAATCTGGCTATGGTATCCTCGGTTGGAACATTTGGCGGCAACCAGTAGGGTTCTTAATTTTTTGGATAGCAGCCCTGGCGGAATGCGAACGCTTACCCTTTGACCTCCCCGAAGCGGAAGAAGAAATCGTCGCAGGTTATCAGACCGAATACTCTGGGATGAAATTCGCGCTATTTTACCTCAGTTCCTATGTCAACCTAGTGCTTTCTGCTCTATTGGTAGCAGTTTTATACCTGGGTGGTTGGGATTTTCCCATTCCCGTTAACGTCATAGCGAATTGGTTGGGAGTTAGTGAATTCAATCCCGTCTTGCAGGTAGCAACGGCTTCTTTGGGTATTGTCATGACCCTAATCAAAGCTTATTTGCTAGTGTTTATCGCCATCTTGTTGCGTTGGACAGTACCACGGGTGCGGATTGACCAATTGCTAGATTTAGGATGGAAGTTTTTGTTGCCACTTGCTTTGGTTAATCTTCTAGTCACCGCAGCACTGAAACTTGCCTTTCCCTTCGCCTTTGGTGGATAA
- the ndhI gene encoding NAD(P)H-quinone oxidoreductase subunit I, whose protein sequence is MLKFLKQVGDYAKEAVQAGRYIGQGLAVTFDHMQRRPVTVQYPYEKLIPGERFRGRIHFEFDKCIACEVCVRVCPINLPVVDWEFEKANKKKKLKHYSIDFGVCIFCGNCVEYCPTNCLSMTEEYELSTYDRHELNFDNVALGRLPYKVTNDPMVTPLRELAYLPKGVMEPHGLPADAPRAGSHPEDLLEQTEKTNA, encoded by the coding sequence ATGCTCAAGTTCCTCAAACAAGTTGGTGATTACGCCAAAGAAGCAGTACAAGCCGGACGTTACATTGGTCAAGGGTTAGCTGTAACTTTCGACCATATGCAGCGTCGCCCAGTTACCGTACAGTATCCTTACGAAAAACTGATTCCTGGTGAACGGTTTCGCGGCAGGATTCACTTTGAGTTTGATAAATGTATTGCCTGTGAAGTCTGTGTTCGGGTTTGTCCGATCAATCTGCCTGTAGTGGATTGGGAATTTGAGAAAGCTAACAAAAAGAAAAAGCTCAAACACTACAGTATTGACTTTGGAGTTTGTATCTTCTGCGGCAACTGTGTGGAATACTGCCCAACGAACTGTCTATCAATGACAGAAGAGTATGAACTATCCACTTACGATCGCCATGAATTAAACTTTGACAACGTAGCTCTAGGTCGTCTGCCTTACAAAGTCACAAATGACCCAATGGTTACACCACTGCGTGAACTAGCTTACTTGCCCAAGGGTGTGATGGAACCTCACGGACTACCTGCTGATGCGCCTCGTGCTGGTTCTCATCCAGAAGACCTGCTAGAACAAACAGAAAAAACAAATGCCTAG
- a CDS encoding NADH-quinone oxidoreductase subunit J — MNLAEGVQFVSLCILGAMMIGAALGVVLFSNVVYSAFMLGGVFISMAGIYLLLNGDFVAAAQVLVYVGAVNVLILFAIMLVNKREDFAPFPSAGLRKVLTAVVSLGLFGLLSVMVLGTPWAYSTPALVAPESSIVVIGEHFFTDFLLPFELASILLLIAMVGAIILARREYLPEQPTVSELQQSVLTLPERPRDLVSAGSETKE, encoded by the coding sequence GTGAATCTAGCCGAAGGAGTACAGTTTGTTTCCTTATGCATACTAGGCGCGATGATGATTGGGGCAGCTTTAGGAGTAGTGCTGTTCTCTAACGTTGTCTATTCTGCCTTTATGCTGGGGGGCGTGTTTATCAGCATGGCGGGAATTTACCTGTTGCTGAATGGTGACTTTGTAGCAGCTGCACAGGTGCTGGTTTATGTTGGGGCGGTTAACGTGCTAATTCTGTTTGCCATTATGTTGGTGAACAAGCGGGAAGATTTTGCGCCATTTCCCAGTGCTGGGCTGCGGAAAGTCCTCACAGCAGTAGTCAGTCTGGGATTATTTGGCCTGTTGAGTGTGATGGTATTGGGGACTCCTTGGGCATACTCAACACCTGCTCTTGTAGCTCCGGAAAGTTCTATAGTTGTGATTGGTGAGCATTTCTTCACTGACTTTTTACTGCCTTTTGAACTGGCTTCAATATTGTTGCTGATAGCGATGGTGGGAGCGATTATTTTGGCACGTCGCGAGTATTTGCCTGAACAACCGACAGTATCAGAGTTGCAACAAAGTGTTTTGACTTTGCCAGAACGCCCCAGAGACTTGGTATCGGCGGGCAGCGAAACCAAAGAGTAA
- the nuoK gene encoding NADH-quinone oxidoreductase subunit NuoK, with product MQLQYFLLLAAALFCIGIYGLITSRNAVRVLMSIELLLNAVNLNLMAFSNFLDSTLIKGQVFTVFVITVAAAEAAVGLAIVLAIYRNRDTVDMEQFNLLKW from the coding sequence ATGCAACTCCAGTACTTTTTATTACTAGCCGCAGCTTTGTTTTGCATTGGCATCTATGGTTTAATTACCAGTCGTAACGCCGTGCGGGTGTTGATGTCAATTGAGTTACTGCTGAATGCTGTTAATCTGAATTTAATGGCATTTTCCAACTTTCTCGATTCAACTTTAATTAAGGGTCAGGTATTCACCGTGTTTGTGATTACCGTGGCAGCTGCTGAAGCGGCGGTGGGTTTAGCCATTGTGCTGGCCATTTATCGCAACCGCGATACCGTCGATATGGAGCAGTTTAATCTCCTGAAGTGGTAA
- a CDS encoding NAD(+) kinase: MQLKQVIIAYKARDSQSKRWAELCAKQLENRHCQVLMGPSGPKDNPYPVFLASATQPIDLALVLGGDGTVLTSARHLAPAGIPILGVNIGGHLGFLTESVDEFEDTEKIWDRLFEDRYAIQRRMMLQAAVYEGHRTNLEPVTELYLALNEFCVKPASADRMITSILEMEIDSEVIDQYVGDGLIISTPTGSTGYTVSANGPIIHDGMEAVTITPICPMSLSSRPLVLPPGSVVSIWPLGDYDLSTKLWMDGVLSTSIWPGHRVDVRMADCRAKFIILRENNSYYQTLREKLLWAGTRVRYSNNHRN, translated from the coding sequence GTGCAACTCAAGCAGGTAATCATTGCTTATAAAGCACGAGATTCCCAGAGTAAACGCTGGGCAGAACTCTGTGCTAAACAACTAGAAAACCGCCATTGTCAGGTGTTAATGGGGCCTAGTGGTCCAAAAGATAACCCTTATCCGGTGTTTTTGGCTTCTGCAACTCAACCCATTGATTTGGCTTTGGTACTCGGTGGTGATGGTACTGTTTTAACAAGTGCCAGACATTTAGCCCCTGCTGGTATACCCATTCTGGGTGTAAATATTGGCGGTCATCTGGGCTTTTTAACCGAGTCTGTAGATGAGTTTGAAGATACAGAGAAAATTTGGGATCGGCTATTTGAGGATCGCTATGCCATCCAGAGGCGGATGATGCTACAAGCGGCAGTGTATGAGGGTCATCGCACGAATTTGGAACCTGTGACTGAGCTATACCTTGCTTTGAACGAATTTTGTGTGAAACCCGCTTCTGCTGACCGCATGATCACTTCAATTCTGGAAATGGAAATTGATAGTGAAGTAATCGATCAATATGTGGGGGATGGTTTGATTATTTCCACTCCCACTGGTTCTACTGGTTACACCGTTTCTGCTAATGGCCCCATTATCCACGATGGTATGGAGGCGGTTACCATCACTCCCATTTGTCCCATGAGTCTTTCTAGTCGCCCTCTAGTTTTACCTCCTGGTTCTGTGGTCAGCATCTGGCCTTTGGGAGACTATGATTTGAGTACAAAGCTGTGGATGGATGGGGTTTTATCTACGTCGATTTGGCCAGGACATCGCGTTGATGTGCGGATGGCTGATTGTCGGGCGAAGTTTATTATTTTGCGAGAGAACAATTCATATTATCAGACACTGCGTGAGAAGCTGCTTTGGGCAGGTACAAGGGTTCGCTACAGTAATAATCACCGTAATTGA
- a CDS encoding glycosyltransferase family 39 protein, whose product MRNLILVPSWLRFSIIFLLAMGILFRFVNLEGKVYSHDETYTSLRISGYTVDDVKQQIFNGRVISQESFAKFQRPNLEKGFSDTIMSLATEDPQYPPLYYLIARLWVQIFGNSITVIRSLSGLISLLVFPCIYWLCRELFNVPLSVPWLAIALMAISPIHVLYAQEARADILWLVTIILCSAALLRAMRLESKEHHELAQGQQIPDRFATWGIYVVTLILSLYTSLWSIFIAVAHGIYVITTTRFQLTETVRAYLIASSLGFLAFMPWMMIVVANFFEFLISADVIKNETSLMPLISVWLMQVSRIFFDLNFSLENPLGYSIALIFLTLVGYAIYFLCRTTNYKTWFFLLILMIVPVIPKMLPNLFFGGIFFNSNLYLIPGYLGVQIAVAYLLATQIYNGIVLRRRIWQMILVLIVVCGLVSSRVSYEAETWWNKGISYGNPQIANIINQAESPLVISDSQGINYGNVFSLSYIVQPKVRFQLVQGQDIPDIPTGFTDIFLLNPSDIWRGELETRYKSTTNLVYSNNYYLLWKLVNPPI is encoded by the coding sequence ATGCGGAACCTCATTCTTGTTCCGAGTTGGTTGCGGTTTTCTATTATCTTCTTATTGGCAATGGGGATATTATTTCGCTTTGTTAATCTTGAAGGTAAAGTTTATTCCCATGATGAAACTTATACATCATTGCGAATTTCTGGCTACACAGTAGATGATGTCAAGCAGCAAATATTCAACGGTCGGGTCATTAGTCAAGAAAGTTTTGCTAAGTTTCAACGTCCTAATTTAGAAAAAGGCTTCAGTGACACAATTATGTCTCTGGCTACAGAAGACCCGCAATATCCACCGCTTTATTATTTAATCGCTAGATTATGGGTGCAAATATTTGGGAATTCAATCACCGTAATTAGAAGTTTATCTGGCTTGATCAGCCTGTTAGTTTTCCCGTGTATTTACTGGCTATGCCGAGAATTATTTAATGTACCATTATCAGTACCTTGGTTAGCGATCGCTTTGATGGCAATCTCCCCTATTCATGTGCTTTACGCTCAAGAAGCACGAGCAGATATTCTATGGTTAGTCACGATCATACTATGCAGCGCAGCACTGTTGCGAGCTATGCGGCTGGAATCAAAAGAGCATCATGAATTAGCACAAGGACAGCAAATTCCCGACCGTTTTGCTACCTGGGGAATTTATGTAGTAACTTTGATACTTAGTTTATATACAAGTTTGTGGAGTATCTTTATCGCTGTTGCTCATGGGATTTATGTGATTACAACTACCCGATTTCAACTAACTGAAACAGTTAGAGCTTATTTGATAGCTTCATCTCTGGGATTTTTAGCCTTCATGCCTTGGATGATGATCGTGGTAGCCAATTTCTTTGAGTTTCTGATCTCAGCAGATGTGATTAAAAACGAGACATCCCTGATGCCTTTAATTTCAGTGTGGTTAATGCAGGTAAGCCGGATTTTTTTTGATTTAAACTTTAGTTTAGAAAATCCCCTGGGCTATTCAATTGCATTAATTTTCTTAACTCTAGTGGGATATGCAATTTATTTTCTCTGTCGAACAACTAATTACAAAACATGGTTTTTTCTGCTGATATTGATGATAGTACCAGTCATACCTAAAATGCTGCCTAACTTATTTTTTGGAGGCATATTCTTTAATTCAAACTTATATTTAATACCTGGATATTTAGGAGTTCAAATTGCTGTGGCTTATCTGCTAGCTACGCAAATATATAATGGAATTGTATTGCGCCGCAGAATCTGGCAAATGATTTTGGTATTGATAGTTGTTTGTGGGTTGGTGTCTTCTAGAGTAAGTTACGAAGCTGAAACCTGGTGGAATAAGGGAATTAGCTATGGAAATCCCCAAATTGCTAATATTATTAATCAGGCTGAAAGCCCACTTGTAATTAGTGATTCTCAGGGAATTAATTATGGAAATGTCTTTTCTCTGAGCTATATTGTACAGCCAAAAGTCCGATTTCAATTAGTACAGGGTCAAGATATTCCTGACATCCCTACTGGTTTTACTGATATTTTTTTACTCAATCCTTCAGATATTTGGCGGGGAGAACTAGAAACGAGATATAAATCTACAACTAATCTGGTTTATAGCAACAATTATTACTTGCTGTGGAAGTTAGTTAATCCTCCCATTTAG
- a CDS encoding DM13 domain-containing protein has product MKFKHLIIVGIVAMITVGCATEVTSNEADTPTSTATTVASSVAKSGNFQAAEHPTQGKVSVITEAGKRYLEFDQSFKTDHGPDLFVILHRSSVPPVSGIQEKDYVSIAALQKINGTQRYALPDNVNLADFKSVAIWCRQFNATFGYAVL; this is encoded by the coding sequence ATGAAGTTCAAGCATTTAATAATTGTGGGTATAGTTGCCATGATTACCGTAGGCTGTGCCACAGAGGTAACTTCCAATGAAGCAGATACTCCAACGTCAACTGCAACAACCGTAGCTAGTTCAGTTGCTAAGTCTGGAAATTTTCAGGCGGCGGAACATCCCACTCAGGGAAAAGTCAGTGTAATCACTGAAGCGGGTAAACGCTACCTGGAGTTTGATCAAAGTTTCAAAACTGATCATGGCCCCGACTTATTTGTGATTTTGCATCGTTCGTCAGTACCACCAGTGTCTGGGATTCAAGAAAAAGACTATGTGAGTATTGCGGCGCTGCAAAAGATCAATGGTACTCAACGTTACGCTTTACCTGATAATGTGAATTTGGCAGACTTCAAATCTGTGGCGATATGGTGTCGCCAATTTAATGCTACTTTTGGCTATGCTGTTTTATAA
- a CDS encoding DUF4079 domain-containing protein, which yields MQTADFLRLIHPAMAIIFVFPLIGIVVNFAWQTRQRRLQNLAGNKSKIPPVVGKEHQEFGDWLTSAVVGLSLIGLAHPIGKNMIKNQLWNQSLFSVVFIVLMFILTIASLGLLYRAKQRLWRGIFASLTGAGLVILGCQDGVFRRTNEWYWSHYYIGIAASLLMIFSIAIVQDIYQDRSNRWRLVHIILNCVALLLFIGQGMTGTRDLLEIPLSWQEPYIYQCDLANQICPTPNEETPQ from the coding sequence ATGCAAACAGCAGATTTTTTGCGTCTGATACATCCAGCGATGGCGATTATTTTTGTTTTTCCGTTAATTGGAATTGTAGTTAACTTTGCTTGGCAAACCCGCCAGCGTCGTTTACAAAATTTGGCGGGAAATAAGAGCAAAATTCCGCCTGTAGTTGGTAAAGAACATCAGGAATTTGGAGACTGGTTAACAAGTGCAGTTGTGGGGTTATCTTTAATAGGATTAGCCCACCCAATCGGCAAAAATATGATTAAAAATCAATTATGGAATCAGTCACTGTTCTCAGTCGTATTTATTGTGCTAATGTTCATTTTAACTATTGCCTCTTTAGGATTACTTTATCGGGCAAAGCAAAGGCTATGGCGGGGAATTTTTGCGAGTTTAACTGGTGCAGGTTTAGTGATTCTTGGTTGCCAGGATGGAGTATTTCGCCGGACAAATGAGTGGTATTGGTCACATTACTATATTGGCATTGCTGCCTCATTGCTGATGATATTTTCTATCGCCATTGTGCAAGATATTTATCAAGATAGGTCTAATCGGTGGCGGCTGGTTCACATTATATTAAACTGCGTTGCTTTATTACTATTTATTGGACAAGGGATGACAGGAACGCGAGATTTATTGGAAATTCCTCTAAGTTGGCAAGAACCCTATATTTATCAGTGTGATCTTGCTAATCAAATCTGTCCGACACCAAATGAAGAAACACCACAGTGA
- a CDS encoding ATP-binding protein has product MKQISQVFSRIDLHSLQVRLTVGIAVLSALGLGMLAAWTSWKMKEILVNSHKHNIARIAKRLPKDVQLYSEMLPSEVGLQKAIDNLTSTNTFLWIKSPENKVLAKSQNWNQLSDGAANELMLLQEKSFQPQINQVKQYYFIVCGAALPVEGKTLGNLFVVRDVTYEHTMFLVIVRSLGIGSVFVIAAISGAIALYIQRSLQPLRQLSRMTELISIEDVGQAQLYLDNAPSEVKELAQTCNMMLSRLSQSWEQEKQFVSNVSHELRTPLTIVQGYLQSVLRRQNNLTPTQIEALETAATEAEYTIRLLEDLLDLARADSGYLQFIREPCVLNDLVIEVVGMAEKYSDRQIQIDAIIEHIEVKADYNRLKQVLLNLIDNAVKYSEADTPVIVKLDRQKAEVIIQVCDQGYGIPLQQQTRIFERFYRIDEARTLSTGGCGLGLSIVKTLVEGMGGNVTVRSRLGEGSMFTINLPCD; this is encoded by the coding sequence GTGAAGCAAATTAGCCAAGTTTTTTCCAGAATTGATCTTCATTCGTTACAAGTCCGTCTCACCGTTGGCATTGCTGTACTTTCAGCTTTGGGATTAGGGATGTTAGCGGCTTGGACGAGTTGGAAAATGAAGGAAATTTTAGTAAATAGTCATAAACATAATATTGCCAGAATTGCTAAACGCTTACCAAAAGATGTGCAACTTTATAGTGAAATGTTGCCCTCAGAGGTGGGTTTGCAAAAGGCAATTGATAACTTGACAAGTACTAATACATTTTTGTGGATCAAAAGTCCTGAGAATAAAGTTTTGGCAAAATCTCAAAATTGGAATCAGTTATCTGATGGGGCAGCAAATGAGTTAATGTTATTACAAGAGAAATCATTTCAACCCCAAATAAATCAAGTTAAGCAATACTATTTTATTGTGTGCGGTGCTGCGTTACCAGTAGAGGGTAAAACATTAGGGAATTTATTTGTAGTCCGGGATGTTACCTACGAACATACAATGTTTTTGGTAATTGTGCGGAGTTTGGGAATTGGTAGTGTTTTTGTGATTGCAGCAATTTCTGGGGCGATCGCCTTATATATTCAGCGTTCTCTGCAACCTCTGCGCCAGTTAAGTCGGATGACAGAACTTATTTCTATTGAAGATGTAGGACAAGCGCAACTTTATTTAGATAATGCACCTAGCGAAGTTAAAGAGTTAGCCCAAACCTGCAATATGATGTTATCTCGCCTCTCCCAATCTTGGGAACAAGAAAAACAATTTGTGAGTAATGTTTCCCATGAATTAAGGACACCGTTAACAATTGTACAAGGTTACTTACAAAGTGTATTACGGCGGCAGAATAATTTAACTCCAACCCAAATAGAAGCTTTAGAAACTGCGGCGACGGAAGCAGAATACACCATCCGCTTGTTAGAAGATTTGCTGGATTTAGCCAGAGCGGATAGTGGTTATTTACAGTTTATTCGGGAACCATGCGTACTCAATGATTTAGTAATAGAGGTTGTGGGGATGGCAGAGAAATATAGCGATCGCCAAATTCAAATTGATGCTATAATTGAGCATATAGAGGTCAAAGCAGACTACAATCGTCTTAAACAAGTATTATTGAATTTAATTGATAATGCTGTTAAATATTCTGAAGCTGACACACCTGTAATTGTGAAGTTGGATCGGCAAAAAGCAGAGGTAATTATTCAAGTTTGCGACCAAGGTTATGGCATACCATTACAGCAGCAAACACGAATATTTGAACGCTTTTATCGCATAGATGAAGCTCGGACACTTTCCACTGGGGGATGTGGCTTGGGGTTATCAATTGTCAAAACACTTGTAGAAGGGATGGGTGGTAATGTCACAGTGCGATCGCGCTTGGGAGAAGGAAGTATGTTTACAATTAATTTACCCTGCGACTAA
- a CDS encoding response regulator has product MDMYAEDQVFVADILIVDDKLENIRFLSDFLSKHNYQVRKAINGQAALTSVKSLPPDLIILDINMPGMGGYEVCQRLKNDPETSIIPVIFLSAGNEVKDKILAFEAGGIDYITKPFNLEEILVRVQTQLKVQQLQKNLRDRNQEIQTMLLELQKTEAALIQKEKLVNASQITAGISHEINNPLSFIVGNLKPASEYSENLITLVALYQKAFPDATPEIKNFIEYIELDFLVTDFRRVINSLHTGAERIRSVINAMHIFSRLDESGIKPINIQESMESVLIILRHQLVLDDGAVKISVVKNYQDTPKLIGQGNLLNQALLNIFQNAIQALESKISSVIDSSFHPTIWINLSTTEQQQIRISIKDNGIGISPENVSHLFEPFFTTKSPGKGVGLGLFTSYQIITEFHKGTLTHHACPEGGSEFIIEIP; this is encoded by the coding sequence ATGGATATGTATGCAGAAGATCAAGTATTTGTCGCTGACATCTTGATTGTTGACGATAAATTAGAAAATATTCGGTTTTTATCTGATTTTTTATCTAAACACAATTATCAAGTCCGCAAAGCTATTAATGGACAGGCAGCATTAACATCTGTGAAGTCACTGCCACCTGACTTAATAATTTTAGACATTAATATGCCAGGCATGGGAGGATATGAAGTTTGTCAACGCCTGAAGAATGATCCAGAAACTTCGATAATTCCTGTGATTTTTTTGAGTGCCGGTAATGAAGTTAAGGATAAAATTTTAGCCTTTGAAGCCGGAGGAATTGACTACATTACTAAACCATTTAATTTAGAAGAGATATTGGTGAGAGTGCAAACTCAGTTAAAGGTGCAACAATTACAAAAAAACTTACGCGATCGCAATCAGGAGATCCAAACTATGCTCCTAGAATTACAAAAAACTGAAGCTGCACTTATTCAAAAAGAAAAGCTCGTTAATGCCTCTCAAATTACCGCCGGAATTTCTCATGAAATTAACAACCCACTCAGTTTTATTGTGGGTAACCTCAAACCTGCATCTGAATATAGTGAAAACCTGATTACCCTGGTGGCACTTTATCAAAAAGCATTTCCAGATGCCACTCCCGAAATTAAAAATTTTATTGAATATATTGAATTAGATTTTTTAGTTACAGATTTCAGAAGAGTTATTAACTCTCTTCATACGGGAGCCGAACGGATTCGTTCTGTGATCAATGCTATGCATATTTTTTCCCGTCTTGATGAATCAGGCATCAAACCCATAAATATTCAAGAAAGCATGGAAAGTGTCCTGATTATACTACGTCATCAACTTGTTTTAGATGACGGAGCCGTCAAGATTTCAGTTGTGAAAAATTATCAAGATACGCCAAAACTGATTGGACAAGGAAATCTTTTAAATCAAGCTCTGCTCAATATTTTCCAAAATGCTATTCAGGCGCTAGAATCAAAAATCAGTTCAGTTATTGACAGTTCATTTCACCCGACAATCTGGATCAATCTATCCACAACAGAACAACAGCAAATCAGAATTAGTATTAAAGACAATGGAATCGGAATTTCACCAGAGAATGTATCTCATTTATTTGAGCCGTTTTTTACGACAAAATCACCAGGAAAAGGAGTGGGATTAGGTTTATTTACCAGCTATCAAATCATCACGGAATTTCACAAAGGGACTTTAACTCACCATGCTTGTCCTGAAGGCGGTTCAGAATTTATTATTGAAATTCCTTAA